A region of Lycium barbarum isolate Lr01 chromosome 1, ASM1917538v2, whole genome shotgun sequence DNA encodes the following proteins:
- the LOC132598943 gene encoding sister chromatid cohesion protein PDS5 homolog D isoform X6 — MAASCSSCTASLEEELTAYGIQLMNPPSSTDELFNLLHKVESILIMVGQRPSDSTRSALQPVMKALIGNELLSHMNEDVKVSVVSCITELCRITAPQHPYDNDKQMKEILQHTVMALKKLSDVSGRSYYAVVKILESVAKLRACVMLLDLEYDTLVIEIFKLFLGIIRPYHPHNVFTKMEEIMTQLIEDSDELSVELLWPLLDSVKKENQIASPVSSKLGEKVLEDCAAIVKPYLAEALMSMSLNLDDCAEIVASICNEIPKGQEMMANENAPDTVHPVKVGPSEAKFFEPALQDDTHREKLKDACRTNIMKPDNPEDVQPATNAEVVSRSNKLTGSSGQRCSASKNPDIISGSHGHWGPPKKKESPTNEDDHLGVLVPAGDVSQSQVKKKDSLHLGLTSGERTKGPLCAKRKRGRDSRKIESVSNCDRESKSEFSIKNEEGNIKEKEPSLQQIDGMKQQNNEFAIKIHNIEESGDKVDTRTATKLSDRDENHLNKCTNYKSGRKSATGKHEDSKRPRTIKDHGEELVGARIKVWWPLDDAFYEAVISSFDPVKKKHKVVYVDGVVAHLTLQKERWEMLEDNSSQKVDTHRKQLKDTSASGIKQKKKKKKTNIKVHNIEESGDKDSKRPRTIKDYGEELVGARIKVWWPLDEKFYEATISSFDPVKRKHEVVYVDGVVERLTLHKELWEMLEDNSSQKLCRLIRTGSS, encoded by the exons ATGGCTGCTTCTTGTTCTTCCTGTACTGCTTCACTGGAAGAGGAGCTCACAGCTTATGGAATTCAGCTCATGAATCCTCCCTCTTCCACTGATGAGCTCTTCAACCTTCTTCAT AAAGTTGAATCCATATTGATAATGGTGGGTCAACGCCCTTCTGATTCGACGAGAAGCGCACTTCAACCTGTAATGAAAGCATTAATTGGCAATGAGCTTTTGAGCCATATGAACGAAGATGTCAAAGTTTCAGTTGTCTCTTGTATCACTGAACTTTGTAGAATAACTGCCCCGCAGCACCCTTATGATAATGATAAACAAATGAAG GAAATTCTCCAGCATACTGTAATGGCATTGAAAAAGTTATCTGATGTTTCTGGCCGCAGTTACTATGCGGTGGTGAAAATTCTTGAAAGTGTTGCTAAATTAAGGGCCTGTGTGATGTTATTGGACCTTGAATATGACACTTTAGTTATCGAGATATTCAAACTTTTCCTCGGGATCATCAG GCCCTATCATCCTCATAATGTATTCACTAAGATGGAGGAAATCATGACTCAGCTCATAGAAGACAGTGATGAACTCTCAGTAGAGCTTCTATGGCCCCTTCTTGATAGTGTCAAAAAGGAAAATCAG ATTGCTTCACCAGTTTCATCAAAATTGGGGGAGAAAGTCCTGGAAGACTGTGCTGCCATTGTTAAACCTTATCTTGCAGAAGCCTTGATGTCAATGAGCTTAAATCTTGATGATTGTGCTGAAATTGTTGCCTCAATATGCAATGAAATTCCAAAAGGACAAGAAATG atGGCAAATGAAAATGCACCTGATACTGTACATCCTGTAAAAGTTGGTCCGTCCGAAGCTAAATTTTTTGAGCCAGCACTGCAGGATGACACTCACAGGGAGAAGCTAAAGGATGCTTGTAGAACAAACATCATGAAACCTGACAATCCAGAAGATGTGCAACCAGCAACAAATGCAGAAGTAGTTTCAAGGAGTAATAAACTTACAGGTAGTAGTGGCCAGCGTTGTTCGGCATCCAAAAATCCTGATATTATCAGTGGAAGTCATGGTCATTGGGGTCCACCCAAGAAAAAAGAGAGCCCGACAAATGAGGATGATCACCTGGGTGTGTTAGTTCCAGCAGGAGATGTGTCACAATCCCAAGTCAAGAAAAAAGATTCTCTTCATTTAGGTCTCACCTCGGGAGAGAGAACCAAGGGCCCCCTATGTGCCAAAAGAAAACGAGGAAGGGACTCAAGGAAGATTGAGTCTGTTTCCAATTGTGATAGAGAGAGCAAATCtgaatttagcataaaaaatgAAGAAGGAAACATCAAGGAAAAGGAGCCATCACTGCAACAAATTGATGGAATGAAACAGCAGAACAACGAATTTGCTATTAAGATACACAATATTGAAGAATCTGGAGATAAGGTTGACACCCGGACA GCTACTAAACTATCAGACAGAGATGAAAACCACTTAAACAAATGTACTAATTATAAATCCGGGAGGAAGTCGGCTACAGGGAAGCATGAG GATTCTAAAAGGCCTCGTACCATTAAAGATCATGGTGAAGAACTGGTTGGCGCTAGAATAAAAGTTTGGTGGCCATTGGATGATGC GTTTTATGAGGCAGTCATTTCTTCTTTTGATCCTGTGAAAAAGAAACATAAG GTTGTATATGTTGATGGTGTGGTAGCACACTTGACTCTACAAAAAGAACGATGGGAGATGCTTGAAGACAATTCATCTCAAAAG GTTGATACGCACAGGAAGCAGCTAAAGGATACTTCTGCTTCTGGAATTaaacagaagaagaagaagaagaaaactaaTATTAAAGTGCACAATATTGAAGAATCTGGAGATAAG GACTCTAAAAGGCCTCGTACCATCAAAGATTACGGTGAAGAACTGGTTGGCGCTAGAATAAAAGTTTGGTGGCCATTGGATGAAAA GTTTTACGAGGCAACCATTTCTTCTTTTGATCCTGTGAAAAGGAAACATGAG GTTGTATATGTTGATGGTGTGGTAGAACGCTTGACTCTACATAAAGAACTATGGGAGATGCTTGAAGACAATTCATCTCAAAAG CTCTGCAGGTTGATACGCACAGGAAGCAGCTAa
- the LOC132598943 gene encoding sister chromatid cohesion protein PDS5 homolog D isoform X7, with translation MAASCSSCTASLEEELTAYGIQLMNPPSSTDELFNLLHKVESILIMVGQRPSDSTRSALQPVMKALIGNELLSHMNEDVKVSVVSCITELCRITAPQHPYDNDKQMKEILQHTVMALKKLSDVSGRSYYAVVKILESVAKLRACVMLLDLEYDTLVIEIFKLFLGIIRPYHPHNVFTKMEEIMTQLIEDSDELSVELLWPLLDSVKKENQIASPVSSKLGEKVLEDCAAIVKPYLAEALMSMSLNLDDCAEIVASICNEIPKGQEMMANENAPDTVHPVKVGPSEAKFFEPALQDDTHREKLKDACRTNIMKPDNPEDVQPATNAEVVSRSNKLTGSSGQRCSASKNPDIISGSHGHWGPPKKKESPTNEDDHLGVLVPAGDVSQSQVKKKDSLHLGLTSGERTKGPLCAKRKRGRDSRKIESVSNCDRESKSEFSIKNEEGNIKEKEPSLQQIDGMKQQNNEFAIKIHNIEESGDKVDTRTATKLSDRDENHLNKCTNYKSGRKSATGKHEDSKRPRTIKDHGEELVGARIKVWWPLDDAFYEAVISSFDPVKKKHKVVYVDGVVAHLTLQKERWEMLEDNSSQKVDTHRKQLKDTSASGIKQKKKKKKTNIKVHNIEESGDKDSKRPRTIKDYGEELVGARIKVWWPLDENNHWFTIPLQMKHGEREQSKKLTSLEVLSVE, from the exons ATGGCTGCTTCTTGTTCTTCCTGTACTGCTTCACTGGAAGAGGAGCTCACAGCTTATGGAATTCAGCTCATGAATCCTCCCTCTTCCACTGATGAGCTCTTCAACCTTCTTCAT AAAGTTGAATCCATATTGATAATGGTGGGTCAACGCCCTTCTGATTCGACGAGAAGCGCACTTCAACCTGTAATGAAAGCATTAATTGGCAATGAGCTTTTGAGCCATATGAACGAAGATGTCAAAGTTTCAGTTGTCTCTTGTATCACTGAACTTTGTAGAATAACTGCCCCGCAGCACCCTTATGATAATGATAAACAAATGAAG GAAATTCTCCAGCATACTGTAATGGCATTGAAAAAGTTATCTGATGTTTCTGGCCGCAGTTACTATGCGGTGGTGAAAATTCTTGAAAGTGTTGCTAAATTAAGGGCCTGTGTGATGTTATTGGACCTTGAATATGACACTTTAGTTATCGAGATATTCAAACTTTTCCTCGGGATCATCAG GCCCTATCATCCTCATAATGTATTCACTAAGATGGAGGAAATCATGACTCAGCTCATAGAAGACAGTGATGAACTCTCAGTAGAGCTTCTATGGCCCCTTCTTGATAGTGTCAAAAAGGAAAATCAG ATTGCTTCACCAGTTTCATCAAAATTGGGGGAGAAAGTCCTGGAAGACTGTGCTGCCATTGTTAAACCTTATCTTGCAGAAGCCTTGATGTCAATGAGCTTAAATCTTGATGATTGTGCTGAAATTGTTGCCTCAATATGCAATGAAATTCCAAAAGGACAAGAAATG atGGCAAATGAAAATGCACCTGATACTGTACATCCTGTAAAAGTTGGTCCGTCCGAAGCTAAATTTTTTGAGCCAGCACTGCAGGATGACACTCACAGGGAGAAGCTAAAGGATGCTTGTAGAACAAACATCATGAAACCTGACAATCCAGAAGATGTGCAACCAGCAACAAATGCAGAAGTAGTTTCAAGGAGTAATAAACTTACAGGTAGTAGTGGCCAGCGTTGTTCGGCATCCAAAAATCCTGATATTATCAGTGGAAGTCATGGTCATTGGGGTCCACCCAAGAAAAAAGAGAGCCCGACAAATGAGGATGATCACCTGGGTGTGTTAGTTCCAGCAGGAGATGTGTCACAATCCCAAGTCAAGAAAAAAGATTCTCTTCATTTAGGTCTCACCTCGGGAGAGAGAACCAAGGGCCCCCTATGTGCCAAAAGAAAACGAGGAAGGGACTCAAGGAAGATTGAGTCTGTTTCCAATTGTGATAGAGAGAGCAAATCtgaatttagcataaaaaatgAAGAAGGAAACATCAAGGAAAAGGAGCCATCACTGCAACAAATTGATGGAATGAAACAGCAGAACAACGAATTTGCTATTAAGATACACAATATTGAAGAATCTGGAGATAAGGTTGACACCCGGACA GCTACTAAACTATCAGACAGAGATGAAAACCACTTAAACAAATGTACTAATTATAAATCCGGGAGGAAGTCGGCTACAGGGAAGCATGAG GATTCTAAAAGGCCTCGTACCATTAAAGATCATGGTGAAGAACTGGTTGGCGCTAGAATAAAAGTTTGGTGGCCATTGGATGATGC GTTTTATGAGGCAGTCATTTCTTCTTTTGATCCTGTGAAAAAGAAACATAAG GTTGTATATGTTGATGGTGTGGTAGCACACTTGACTCTACAAAAAGAACGATGGGAGATGCTTGAAGACAATTCATCTCAAAAG GTTGATACGCACAGGAAGCAGCTAAAGGATACTTCTGCTTCTGGAATTaaacagaagaagaagaagaagaaaactaaTATTAAAGTGCACAATATTGAAGAATCTGGAGATAAG GACTCTAAAAGGCCTCGTACCATCAAAGATTACGGTGAAGAACTGGTTGGCGCTAGAATAAAAGTTTGGTGGCCATTGGATGAAAA TAATCATTGGTTCACAATTCCTCTCCAAATGAAACACGGTGAGAGAGAACAATCTAAAAAGTTGACGAGTTTGGAGGTGCTCAGTGTGGAATAA
- the LOC132598943 gene encoding sister chromatid cohesion protein PDS5 homolog C isoform X5, whose translation MVGQRPSDSTRSALQPVMKALIGNELLSHMNEDVKVSVVSCITELCRITAPQHPYDNDKQMKEILQHTVMALKKLSDVSGRSYYAVVKILESVAKLRACVMLLDLEYDTLVIEIFKLFLGIIRPYHPHNVFTKMEEIMTQLIEDSDELSVELLWPLLDSVKKENQIASPVSSKLGEKVLEDCAAIVKPYLAEALMSMSLNLDDCAEIVASICNEIPKGQEMMANENAPDTVHPVKVGPSEAKFFEPALQDDTHREKLKDACRTNIMKPDNPEDVQPATNAEVVSRSNKLTGSSGQRCSASKNPDIISGSHGHWGPPKKKESPTNEDDHLGVLVPAGDVSQSQVKKKDSLHLGLTSGERTKGPLCAKRKRGRDSRKIESVSNCDRESKSEFSIKNEEGNIKEKEPSLQQIDGMKQQNNEFAIKIHNIEESGDKVDTRTATKLSDRDENHLNKCTNYKSGRKSATGKHEDSKRPRTIKDHGEELVGARIKVWWPLDDAFYEAVISSFDPVKKKHKVVYVDGVVAHLTLQKERWEMLEDNSSQKVDTHRKQLKDTSASGIKQKKKKKKTNIKVHNIEESGDKDSKRPRTIKDYGEELVGARIKVWWPLDEKFYEATISSFDPVKRKHEVVYVDGVVERLTLHKELWEMLEDNSSQKVDTHRKQLKDTSSSGIKQKKKKKKTNIKVHNIEEHGDKDSKRPRIIKDYGEELVGARIKVWWPLDEKFYEATISSFDPVKRKHEVLYVDGIVEILSLHKERWEMLEDNSSQKDHGIDFQGLAVSSVTLSDTTPPLKTYFRRK comes from the exons ATGGTGGGTCAACGCCCTTCTGATTCGACGAGAAGCGCACTTCAACCTGTAATGAAAGCATTAATTGGCAATGAGCTTTTGAGCCATATGAACGAAGATGTCAAAGTTTCAGTTGTCTCTTGTATCACTGAACTTTGTAGAATAACTGCCCCGCAGCACCCTTATGATAATGATAAACAAATGAAG GAAATTCTCCAGCATACTGTAATGGCATTGAAAAAGTTATCTGATGTTTCTGGCCGCAGTTACTATGCGGTGGTGAAAATTCTTGAAAGTGTTGCTAAATTAAGGGCCTGTGTGATGTTATTGGACCTTGAATATGACACTTTAGTTATCGAGATATTCAAACTTTTCCTCGGGATCATCAG GCCCTATCATCCTCATAATGTATTCACTAAGATGGAGGAAATCATGACTCAGCTCATAGAAGACAGTGATGAACTCTCAGTAGAGCTTCTATGGCCCCTTCTTGATAGTGTCAAAAAGGAAAATCAG ATTGCTTCACCAGTTTCATCAAAATTGGGGGAGAAAGTCCTGGAAGACTGTGCTGCCATTGTTAAACCTTATCTTGCAGAAGCCTTGATGTCAATGAGCTTAAATCTTGATGATTGTGCTGAAATTGTTGCCTCAATATGCAATGAAATTCCAAAAGGACAAGAAATG atGGCAAATGAAAATGCACCTGATACTGTACATCCTGTAAAAGTTGGTCCGTCCGAAGCTAAATTTTTTGAGCCAGCACTGCAGGATGACACTCACAGGGAGAAGCTAAAGGATGCTTGTAGAACAAACATCATGAAACCTGACAATCCAGAAGATGTGCAACCAGCAACAAATGCAGAAGTAGTTTCAAGGAGTAATAAACTTACAGGTAGTAGTGGCCAGCGTTGTTCGGCATCCAAAAATCCTGATATTATCAGTGGAAGTCATGGTCATTGGGGTCCACCCAAGAAAAAAGAGAGCCCGACAAATGAGGATGATCACCTGGGTGTGTTAGTTCCAGCAGGAGATGTGTCACAATCCCAAGTCAAGAAAAAAGATTCTCTTCATTTAGGTCTCACCTCGGGAGAGAGAACCAAGGGCCCCCTATGTGCCAAAAGAAAACGAGGAAGGGACTCAAGGAAGATTGAGTCTGTTTCCAATTGTGATAGAGAGAGCAAATCtgaatttagcataaaaaatgAAGAAGGAAACATCAAGGAAAAGGAGCCATCACTGCAACAAATTGATGGAATGAAACAGCAGAACAACGAATTTGCTATTAAGATACACAATATTGAAGAATCTGGAGATAAGGTTGACACCCGGACA GCTACTAAACTATCAGACAGAGATGAAAACCACTTAAACAAATGTACTAATTATAAATCCGGGAGGAAGTCGGCTACAGGGAAGCATGAG GATTCTAAAAGGCCTCGTACCATTAAAGATCATGGTGAAGAACTGGTTGGCGCTAGAATAAAAGTTTGGTGGCCATTGGATGATGC GTTTTATGAGGCAGTCATTTCTTCTTTTGATCCTGTGAAAAAGAAACATAAG GTTGTATATGTTGATGGTGTGGTAGCACACTTGACTCTACAAAAAGAACGATGGGAGATGCTTGAAGACAATTCATCTCAAAAG GTTGATACGCACAGGAAGCAGCTAAAGGATACTTCTGCTTCTGGAATTaaacagaagaagaagaagaagaaaactaaTATTAAAGTGCACAATATTGAAGAATCTGGAGATAAG GACTCTAAAAGGCCTCGTACCATCAAAGATTACGGTGAAGAACTGGTTGGCGCTAGAATAAAAGTTTGGTGGCCATTGGATGAAAA GTTTTACGAGGCAACCATTTCTTCTTTTGATCCTGTGAAAAGGAAACATGAG GTTGTATATGTTGATGGTGTGGTAGAACGCTTGACTCTACATAAAGAACTATGGGAGATGCTTGAAGACAATTCATCTCAAAAG GTTGATACGCACAGGAAGCAGCTAaaggatacttcttcttctggAATTaaacagaagaagaagaagaagaaaactaaTATTAAAGTGCACAATATTGAAGAACATGGAGATAAG GACTCTAAAAGGCCTCGTATCATCAAAGATTACGGTGAAGAACTGGTTGGCGCTAGAATAAAAGTTTGGTGGCCATTGGATGAAAA GTTTTACGAGGCAACCATTTCTTCTTTTGATCCTGTGAAAAGGAAACATGAG GTTTTATATGTTGATGGTATTGTAGAAATCTTGTCTCTACATAAAGAACGATGGGAGATGCTTGAAGACAATTCATCTCAAAAG GACCATGGAATAGACTTTCAAGGCCTTGCTGTTTCATCTGTTAC GCTAAGTGATACAACACCACCCCTGAAGACTTATTTTAGAAGAAAGTGA